One window of the Granulicella arctica genome contains the following:
- the mtnA gene encoding S-methyl-5-thioribose-1-phosphate isomerase, with the protein MIPTLEWTSEGVNFLDQTKLPLEETYVLATSYEEVATVIRDMIVRGAPAIGVSAAMGVAIGIERSKATTVEALTAEVDVICGVLAATRPTAVNLFWGIGRIRDLYNRLVAGGADLAMIKKAVVEEARLMYDEDIAACKQMGAFGAELMPQHGTVLTHCNAGALATCGYGSALGVIRAAIERGHDIDVFADETRPFLQGARLTAWELMKDNIKTTVLCDNMAASLMQKGRIQAVIVGADRIAANGDVANKIGTYGVSILAKEHGLPFYVAAPWSTIDVATLTGEEIPIEQRAAMEVTHSNGKQMTPDGVGIENPAFDVTPARYVTAIITERGILRAPYGDSIRAMAEMVQPALV; encoded by the coding sequence ATGATTCCTACACTTGAATGGACCTCCGAAGGCGTTAATTTTCTCGATCAAACCAAGCTTCCACTGGAGGAGACGTATGTGCTCGCGACCAGTTACGAGGAGGTTGCGACAGTCATCCGCGACATGATCGTTCGGGGGGCTCCGGCGATCGGAGTTTCGGCGGCGATGGGTGTGGCGATTGGGATTGAGCGTAGCAAGGCGACTACCGTTGAGGCGCTGACGGCTGAGGTCGACGTGATCTGTGGGGTACTCGCGGCGACGCGGCCGACTGCGGTTAACCTGTTTTGGGGTATCGGGCGAATCCGCGATCTGTACAACCGGCTGGTGGCTGGCGGTGCGGACCTTGCGATGATCAAGAAGGCAGTCGTCGAAGAGGCCCGTCTAATGTACGACGAAGATATCGCAGCGTGTAAGCAGATGGGTGCCTTCGGAGCAGAGCTGATGCCGCAGCATGGAACGGTGCTGACGCACTGTAATGCTGGTGCGCTGGCGACGTGCGGTTACGGTTCGGCGCTCGGGGTAATTCGCGCGGCAATAGAGCGCGGGCATGATATCGATGTGTTTGCCGACGAGACACGGCCTTTTCTGCAAGGTGCACGGCTGACGGCCTGGGAGTTGATGAAGGACAACATCAAGACGACAGTTCTTTGCGACAACATGGCGGCGTCGCTAATGCAAAAGGGGCGCATTCAGGCGGTAATCGTCGGGGCGGACCGGATTGCGGCGAATGGCGACGTGGCGAACAAAATTGGAACCTATGGTGTGTCCATCCTAGCGAAGGAGCATGGCCTACCGTTCTATGTGGCTGCTCCGTGGTCGACGATCGATGTGGCCACGCTGACGGGCGAGGAAATTCCGATCGAGCAGAGGGCGGCTATGGAAGTGACCCACTCGAACGGCAAGCAGATGACGCCGGACGGCGTTGGAATCGAGAACCCTGCATTTGACGTAACGCCAGCGAGATACGTGACGGCAATTATCACCGAGCGCGGTATTCTGCGGGCACCGTACGGCGACTCGATTCGTGCGATGGCCGAGATGGTTCAACCGGCGTTGGTCTGA
- a CDS encoding permease — MNKLLPTWRVPQRRQGMDFPAKLPWVHPKSSVIIGYLNPRTRSLVRGNLLVLLSLMAAFFLSDFPRDRPTLWLALPSVLAIVGTVDTVRCMQPKWSFYHGGVLLCVYMDLMAVSMILFFFLYPYMSWLISSR, encoded by the coding sequence GTGAATAAGCTGCTTCCTACTTGGCGTGTGCCGCAGCGACGCCAGGGCATGGATTTTCCAGCGAAGCTGCCGTGGGTGCATCCTAAGAGCAGCGTGATTATCGGCTACCTCAATCCGCGTACGCGTTCGCTTGTTCGGGGCAATCTGCTGGTGCTGCTGAGCCTGATGGCGGCGTTTTTTCTCTCGGATTTTCCGCGTGATCGCCCGACGCTCTGGCTTGCACTTCCTTCGGTGCTGGCGATCGTCGGGACGGTCGATACGGTTCGGTGTATGCAACCGAAGTGGAGCTTTTACCATGGCGGCGTGTTGCTCTGCGTGTATATGGATCTGATGGCCGTGTCGATGATTTTGTTCTTCTTTCTTTACCCTTATATGTCCTGGCTGATCTCGTCTCGTTAG
- the mscL gene encoding large conductance mechanosensitive channel protein MscL: MLKGFRDFILRGNVIDLAVAVIIGAAFTAIVTALVTDIITPLISAIVGKPDFSYLILTVNGGKVQYGLFLNAVISFVLMAGVVYFFLVVPINYLLARVKGPAAVTEKTCGECLSEIPLTAKRCKFCAQPVA, translated from the coding sequence ATGCTTAAAGGTTTTCGGGATTTTATTCTTCGCGGGAATGTGATCGATCTCGCCGTCGCGGTCATTATCGGAGCCGCTTTCACAGCAATCGTCACAGCACTCGTGACCGATATAATCACTCCGCTCATTTCAGCGATCGTGGGTAAGCCTGACTTTTCTTATCTGATCCTTACGGTAAACGGCGGTAAAGTTCAATACGGCCTCTTTCTGAACGCCGTCATATCGTTCGTGCTGATGGCAGGAGTGGTGTACTTCTTCCTCGTGGTGCCGATCAACTATCTGCTGGCCAGGGTTAAAGGTCCGGCTGCGGTGACGGAGAAGACCTGTGGCGAATGTCTGTCTGAGATCCCCCTGACTGCGAAGCGATGCAAGTTTTGCGCGCAGCCAGTCGCCTGA
- a CDS encoding M28 family metallopeptidase produces the protein MTLFRRLACLLPLATAVASGQATAPSTTSVFGYRDFTQQAKWDAIFMAIPDPKLAGEHLKTLTAAPHWASSPEDYATAVYVAGKFKAAGLKTEIVPYRVRMNKPVSVLVEAFDSTGKKILSGPTPEHVDPAKDGGDPYQDDARVLPAFNGSSPSGEVTSDVVYANYGSLADFKKLAELGVSVRGKIVLVRYGQNFRGVKAYIAQQYGAKGVLIYSDPADDGYFKGDTYPKGPYRPESGVQRGSVQFLPIYPGDPETPGIASTLDLPASRRLTPEKMAASQPDQPSIPVNPISYKDAGPILEAMGGPESPRDWQGALPFTYHLGGDKVTVHMKLVQDSQLRTIWDVIGTIPGTDTKAQWVVAGNHRDAWVYGAVDPNSGTAAMLEMVHGLGTLLQQGWKPRRTIVIGSWDAEEEGLIGSTEWVEQHGVDLARAVAYFNTDVAVSGPSFSANAVPSLKEFVREVAKEVPSPAGGTVYDQWKADQEEKHERRGNKSRSTVGGENSQEVKVGDLGSGSDYTPFLQHAGVPSTDIGSSGPYGVYHSVFDNYNWFIKFADPTFVYEQQQARVFGLEVLHMADADVLPYDYGFYGEEIVSYLDAAEDRADKAKLDVNFTVAETAARRLASAGEAIRTVQENPPADAAALNIALRAAEGALLNPVGLPMRPWYKHSIYAPGEFTGYAAVVIPGVNEGIDVPDAARTQGQLGSLADALNRAAVILETAAKK, from the coding sequence GTGACTCTTTTTCGCAGGCTTGCCTGCCTTCTGCCGCTTGCCACTGCTGTTGCCAGTGGTCAAGCGACTGCTCCTTCCACCACCTCTGTTTTTGGCTATCGGGACTTCACCCAGCAGGCGAAATGGGATGCCATATTTATGGCGATTCCCGATCCGAAGCTGGCTGGAGAACACCTCAAGACGCTGACGGCGGCACCACACTGGGCGAGCTCGCCTGAGGACTATGCGACTGCTGTTTACGTCGCAGGCAAGTTCAAGGCGGCTGGTCTGAAGACGGAGATTGTGCCTTACCGGGTGCGGATGAATAAGCCGGTAAGCGTGCTGGTGGAGGCATTTGATTCGACGGGCAAGAAGATCCTTTCAGGCCCGACGCCAGAGCATGTCGATCCAGCAAAGGACGGCGGCGACCCGTACCAGGACGACGCGCGTGTGCTGCCGGCATTCAATGGATCTTCACCGTCGGGGGAAGTAACGAGTGACGTCGTCTACGCGAACTACGGCAGCCTTGCCGACTTTAAGAAGCTGGCGGAGCTGGGAGTCAGTGTTCGGGGCAAGATCGTGCTGGTGCGTTATGGGCAGAACTTTCGCGGGGTGAAAGCGTACATCGCACAGCAGTACGGTGCGAAGGGCGTGCTCATCTACTCGGACCCTGCGGACGACGGTTATTTTAAGGGCGACACCTATCCGAAGGGGCCGTATCGGCCTGAGTCGGGGGTGCAGCGTGGGTCCGTCCAGTTCCTGCCGATCTACCCGGGCGATCCCGAGACGCCGGGGATCGCGTCGACGCTCGATCTGCCTGCATCGCGGCGATTGACGCCGGAGAAGATGGCGGCGAGCCAGCCGGATCAGCCGAGTATCCCGGTGAATCCGATCTCGTATAAAGATGCGGGGCCGATCCTGGAGGCGATGGGTGGGCCTGAGTCGCCCCGGGATTGGCAGGGTGCGCTTCCCTTCACCTATCACCTTGGCGGCGACAAGGTGACGGTGCACATGAAGCTGGTACAGGATAGCCAGTTGCGTACGATCTGGGATGTGATCGGCACAATTCCGGGAACGGATACAAAGGCGCAATGGGTGGTGGCGGGAAACCATCGCGACGCCTGGGTCTATGGCGCGGTAGATCCAAATAGCGGGACGGCGGCGATGCTGGAGATGGTCCATGGGCTGGGCACCCTCTTGCAGCAAGGCTGGAAGCCAAGACGAACGATCGTTATTGGAAGCTGGGATGCCGAGGAAGAGGGGCTGATCGGCTCAACCGAGTGGGTGGAGCAGCATGGCGTCGACCTTGCGCGCGCGGTCGCTTACTTCAACACCGATGTGGCGGTTTCCGGGCCGTCGTTCAGTGCAAATGCGGTGCCGTCATTGAAGGAATTTGTGCGCGAGGTCGCCAAAGAGGTGCCGAGTCCGGCTGGCGGAACGGTCTACGACCAATGGAAGGCGGATCAGGAGGAAAAGCATGAGCGGCGCGGCAACAAGAGCCGCTCTACCGTAGGCGGGGAGAATAGCCAGGAGGTGAAGGTCGGAGATCTCGGGTCCGGTTCGGATTACACGCCCTTTCTGCAGCACGCTGGTGTGCCTTCGACGGATATCGGGTCGAGCGGACCGTATGGGGTGTATCACTCGGTCTTCGATAACTACAACTGGTTTATCAAGTTTGCCGATCCGACATTTGTGTATGAACAGCAGCAGGCCCGGGTGTTCGGGCTTGAGGTGCTGCATATGGCCGATGCGGATGTGCTGCCATATGACTACGGATTTTATGGCGAAGAGATCGTCAGCTACCTGGATGCGGCTGAGGACCGTGCGGACAAGGCAAAGCTGGATGTGAACTTCACTGTTGCAGAGACCGCAGCTAGACGCCTTGCGAGTGCCGGGGAGGCAATCCGCACCGTGCAGGAGAATCCTCCCGCCGATGCTGCAGCGCTTAATATTGCCCTTCGAGCGGCAGAAGGTGCGCTCCTAAACCCAGTGGGTTTGCCGATGAGGCCTTGGTACAAGCATTCGATCTATGCGCCGGGAGAGTTTACCGGATATGCGGCGGTGGTCATCCCAGGGGTGAACGAAGGGATCGATGTGCCGGATGCTGCCCGAACGCAAGGGCAGCTTGGTTCGCTGGCTGATGCACTGAATCGGGCGGCGGTGATTCTGGAGACCGCAGCGAAGAAGTAG
- a CDS encoding response regulator produces MIARDNRPTILLVCSDQVLRMVLKEVLEDQQFNVITAAGLSVVVDRLKQVQPDLMIMRPYLNSIAGHEAAVCLRTKSPGMRVLMVGV; encoded by the coding sequence ATGATTGCAAGAGATAACCGCCCAACAATTCTGCTCGTCTGCTCAGATCAGGTTTTGCGCATGGTCCTCAAGGAAGTCCTTGAGGACCAGCAATTCAATGTTATTACTGCGGCCGGTCTCAGTGTTGTAGTCGACCGACTAAAACAAGTTCAGCCGGACTTGATGATCATGCGACCTTATCTCAACAGCATCGCCGGTCATGAGGCCGCGGTCTGTCTCCGCACGAAAAGTCCGGGAATGCGCGTCCTGATGGTCGGGGTATGA
- the thiC gene encoding phosphomethylpyrimidine synthase ThiC: MNGHANGNGSSTNGNGHADGNDYAVPAPRTEWIVKRKAEAARTGDTNMSQMHFARLGQITEEMAFVAHKEKISPELVRSEIAKGTMIIPANINHPELEPMAIGVESLCKINANIGNSAITSNVDEELRKLHTAVHFGADTVMDLSTGGDIPMIRQQIIRHSPVPIGTVPLYEALSRVKKVEDLNIDLYLEVIEEQAQQGVDYFTIHAGVLIEYVPMVAKRITGIVSRGGAILAQWMTSNHKQNFLYENFDRITKIMAKYDVSYSLGDGLRPGCLADASDEAQFAELKTLGELTRQAWKSDVQVMIEGPGHIPMDQIKLQVDKEVELCDGAPFYVLGPLVTDIAPGYDHITSAIGAAMIGWHGAAMLCYVTPKEHLGLPNEKDVKDGIIAYKIAAHAADVARHRPGARDRDDAISHARYTFDWDKQFALSLDPETARGMHDETLPDDYYKEAAFCSMCGPKFCSMNWSSKVDKFNESEFGLKKPDLTQIMTEQMALRN, encoded by the coding sequence ATGAACGGCCACGCGAACGGCAACGGATCTTCGACAAACGGCAACGGCCACGCAGACGGAAATGACTATGCCGTACCTGCTCCTCGCACGGAGTGGATCGTCAAGCGCAAGGCCGAAGCCGCACGCACCGGCGACACGAACATGAGCCAGATGCACTTCGCGCGCCTGGGGCAGATTACGGAAGAGATGGCCTTCGTTGCCCACAAGGAGAAGATCTCCCCTGAACTCGTTCGCTCCGAGATCGCCAAGGGAACCATGATCATCCCTGCTAACATCAATCATCCCGAACTTGAGCCCATGGCCATCGGCGTCGAGTCGCTCTGCAAGATCAACGCTAATATCGGCAACTCTGCCATCACGTCGAACGTCGACGAAGAGCTTCGCAAACTCCACACCGCCGTCCACTTCGGCGCAGATACGGTGATGGACCTCTCGACCGGCGGCGATATCCCGATGATCCGTCAACAAATCATTCGTCACTCACCCGTTCCTATCGGCACCGTGCCGCTCTACGAAGCGCTGAGCCGCGTCAAGAAGGTGGAAGACCTCAACATCGACCTCTACCTCGAGGTCATCGAAGAGCAGGCCCAGCAGGGCGTCGACTACTTCACCATCCACGCCGGTGTCCTCATTGAGTACGTTCCCATGGTCGCCAAGCGCATCACCGGCATCGTTAGCCGCGGTGGCGCCATCCTCGCCCAGTGGATGACTTCCAATCACAAGCAGAACTTCCTCTACGAGAACTTTGACCGCATCACCAAGATCATGGCGAAGTACGACGTCAGCTATTCACTCGGCGACGGCCTACGTCCCGGCTGCCTCGCCGACGCCTCCGACGAAGCCCAGTTTGCCGAACTCAAGACCCTCGGGGAACTTACCCGTCAGGCATGGAAGTCCGACGTGCAGGTCATGATCGAAGGTCCTGGCCACATTCCGATGGATCAGATCAAGCTTCAGGTTGATAAGGAAGTCGAGCTTTGCGACGGCGCTCCGTTCTACGTCCTCGGTCCACTCGTTACTGACATCGCTCCCGGCTACGATCACATCACCTCCGCCATCGGCGCAGCCATGATCGGCTGGCACGGCGCAGCCATGCTCTGCTACGTTACTCCGAAGGAGCACCTTGGCCTGCCCAACGAGAAGGACGTCAAGGACGGCATCATCGCCTACAAGATCGCCGCTCATGCCGCCGATGTAGCGCGTCATCGTCCCGGTGCCCGCGACCGCGACGACGCTATCTCCCACGCTCGCTACACCTTCGATTGGGATAAGCAATTCGCCCTGTCGCTCGACCCAGAAACCGCTCGTGGTATGCACGACGAGACGCTGCCTGATGACTACTATAAGGAAGCCGCCTTCTGCTCCATGTGCGGTCCGAAGTTCTGCTCCATGAACTGGTCCAGCAAGGTCGACAAATTTAACGAGTCAGAGTTCGGCCTCAAAAAGCCGGATCTCACCCAGATCATGACCGAGCAGATGGCCCTCCGCAACTAG
- a CDS encoding SGNH/GDSL hydrolase family protein, with the protein MLIQRSFRLCAAVVLLAFASVTAHAAKPFYDAIYVFGDSLCDVGNIYLATKGAEPISPPYYNGRFSNGPLWVEHVASSLGLPMTPALAGGTDYAFGGALVTAAKVTPSGTIPSVPQQVALYLSQHGGKADPKALYILEGGGNDILDATSGSPQSLGFQIAIGIAESELLLRQAGAKKFLISTLLDIGQTPAGQLDASFATAASVATNQSLDILLGAEQLIEGIHIRRMDFFGLLHAVAADATHFGFTNITVPCLNPFTNAVCLDPDHTLFWDAEHPTVFGHAFLAVTVENALPE; encoded by the coding sequence ATGTTGATCCAACGTTCTTTCCGGCTATGCGCAGCGGTCGTCCTGCTTGCATTTGCCTCGGTTACCGCGCACGCAGCGAAGCCTTTTTACGACGCTATCTATGTGTTTGGCGACAGCTTGTGCGATGTGGGGAACATCTATCTTGCAACCAAGGGCGCGGAGCCGATCTCTCCGCCGTATTACAACGGCCGCTTCTCAAACGGTCCGCTTTGGGTGGAGCATGTGGCGAGTTCTCTCGGTTTGCCCATGACGCCCGCACTGGCTGGCGGCACAGACTATGCCTTCGGCGGTGCGCTGGTCACGGCAGCAAAGGTTACGCCCTCAGGGACGATCCCGAGCGTGCCCCAGCAGGTCGCGCTCTACCTGAGTCAGCATGGCGGCAAGGCTGATCCCAAGGCCCTGTACATTCTCGAGGGGGGCGGGAACGACATTCTGGATGCGACGAGTGGATCGCCGCAGAGCTTGGGCTTCCAGATTGCAATCGGTATCGCCGAAAGTGAATTGTTACTGCGCCAGGCTGGAGCGAAGAAGTTCCTGATTTCGACGCTGTTGGATATCGGACAAACACCGGCCGGACAGCTGGATGCAAGCTTTGCAACGGCGGCGAGCGTGGCGACAAACCAGTCGTTGGACATCCTGCTTGGGGCTGAGCAGTTGATCGAGGGAATCCACATTCGGCGAATGGATTTTTTCGGCTTGCTGCATGCCGTTGCTGCCGATGCGACTCACTTTGGCTTCACCAACATCACAGTTCCCTGCCTGAACCCATTTACGAACGCCGTCTGCCTCGATCCGGACCATACACTGTTCTGGGACGCGGAACATCCGACGGTATTCGGACATGCTTTCCTGGCGGTGACTGTCGAGAATGCTCTCCCGGAATAG
- a CDS encoding cytochrome c maturation protein CcmE: MSIASKSPIKIILATVAILAIVGYLAVTGVRDNKSYYVTIHELHGMGDKAYVRHLRVAGNVAPGSIHRAGANAHFVLLEQGNKLDVVYQGTEPPPDTFKDDAQALAVGTYGRDGVFHATQLQAKCASKYAPADLKPLKPTTAASVVLPATR; the protein is encoded by the coding sequence ATGAGCATTGCATCGAAGAGCCCGATCAAGATCATTCTTGCGACTGTCGCTATTCTCGCCATTGTTGGCTATCTCGCCGTCACCGGCGTTCGGGACAACAAGAGCTACTACGTGACGATTCACGAATTGCACGGCATGGGCGATAAAGCTTACGTGCGTCATCTGCGGGTTGCTGGCAATGTAGCGCCGGGTAGCATCCACAGAGCGGGCGCGAATGCACACTTCGTACTGCTTGAGCAAGGCAACAAACTTGACGTGGTGTACCAGGGTACGGAGCCACCACCGGACACTTTTAAGGACGATGCGCAGGCGCTGGCGGTCGGAACCTATGGACGAGATGGCGTCTTCCATGCGACCCAATTGCAAGCCAAGTGCGCCTCGAAGTATGCGCCTGCCGACCTGAAGCCCCTGAAACCGACTACTGCGGCGAGCGTTGTCCTGCCCGCCACCCGGTAG
- a CDS encoding M20/M25/M40 family metallo-hydrolase: MNRRTVLLFPALAVILLAPLLTAQQLGPADRQLARSIFQEVIEINSSDSVGSTTLVAEAMRKRLLDAGFPAADLVILGPTARKGNLIVRYRGRPGSTLKPILIIGHTDVVEARREDWTTDPFKFIEKDGYFYGRGTQDMKDSDAIIVTDFIRLKKDAYVPDRDIILALTADEEGGKSNGVDWLLRNHHDLIDAEFVLNPDAGGVDLDNGKPVGMDVEATEKLYADFEITATNPGGHSSLPVPDNAIYHVANALVRLERSPFPFELNAVTRAYLEEMAKLVLAKAADIHAILQTPADTAAEARLATDPTYNAIFRTTCVATMLKGGHAPNALPAMAQANVNCRILPGHSQEEIRKKLIAIFADPSLVVKYKTDAGEVFDVAPDRKALPPPPVRADVVESLKQVVAQIFPGIPIIPEMESGASDSIYTMAAGIPSYGISGVGIDRNDFRAHGKDERLRTESFYTGVQFYYLYLKALTAK; this comes from the coding sequence ATGAATCGACGCACTGTGCTCCTGTTTCCCGCCCTGGCCGTCATCCTCCTTGCGCCCCTGCTGACCGCGCAGCAACTCGGCCCGGCGGACCGTCAACTGGCGCGCTCCATCTTTCAGGAAGTGATCGAAATCAACTCCAGCGACTCTGTTGGTAGCACCACGCTCGTTGCTGAGGCCATGCGCAAACGCCTCCTTGACGCCGGCTTTCCCGCAGCCGATCTCGTTATCCTCGGGCCGACCGCACGGAAGGGCAACCTGATCGTCCGCTACCGAGGTAGGCCCGGAAGCACCCTCAAGCCCATCCTCATCATCGGCCACACCGACGTCGTCGAGGCCCGCCGCGAGGATTGGACCACCGACCCCTTCAAATTCATCGAGAAGGATGGCTACTTTTACGGTCGCGGCACCCAGGACATGAAGGACTCCGACGCCATCATCGTCACTGACTTCATCCGTCTCAAGAAGGATGCTTACGTCCCCGATCGCGACATCATCCTTGCCCTTACCGCCGATGAGGAGGGCGGTAAATCGAACGGTGTCGATTGGCTGCTCAGGAATCATCATGACCTCATCGACGCTGAGTTTGTCCTCAACCCAGATGCTGGCGGTGTCGATCTCGACAACGGCAAACCCGTCGGCATGGACGTCGAAGCCACCGAAAAGCTCTACGCCGACTTCGAGATCACAGCAACCAACCCAGGCGGCCACAGCTCGCTCCCTGTTCCCGATAACGCCATTTATCACGTAGCCAACGCGCTGGTCCGACTCGAGCGCAGCCCGTTCCCCTTCGAGCTCAACGCTGTCACGCGCGCCTACCTCGAAGAGATGGCAAAGCTCGTACTCGCGAAGGCAGCAGACATCCATGCCATCCTGCAAACACCAGCCGATACAGCAGCCGAGGCCCGCCTCGCAACCGATCCCACCTACAACGCGATCTTTCGAACCACCTGCGTCGCCACAATGCTCAAGGGCGGCCACGCGCCTAACGCTCTTCCAGCGATGGCCCAGGCGAATGTCAACTGCCGCATTCTGCCCGGTCATTCGCAGGAAGAAATCCGCAAGAAGCTGATCGCGATCTTCGCCGACCCAAGCCTCGTCGTGAAGTATAAGACTGATGCAGGTGAGGTCTTTGACGTGGCTCCGGACCGCAAAGCTCTCCCACCACCGCCTGTTCGCGCTGATGTTGTTGAGTCATTGAAGCAGGTGGTCGCCCAGATATTTCCGGGTATTCCGATCATCCCCGAGATGGAATCGGGCGCCAGCGACAGCATCTATACGATGGCCGCGGGCATCCCCAGCTATGGCATCAGCGGAGTGGGTATCGATCGCAACGACTTCCGCGCCCACGGTAAAGACGAGCGTCTCCGCACCGAGTCCTTCTACACCGGCGTGCAGTTTTACTATCTTTATCTGAAGGCGCTTACAGCAAAGTAG
- a CDS encoding ABC transporter ATP-binding protein, translating to MEPVFCKAGMGKAVVAKPPDAASTVVALTQASKIYGTFAALRSVSLELAAGSCTVVLGENGAGKSTLLRLIAGLITPTRGTVTTFGGSPQEQRRRIAYMSHAPMLYDELSAMENLKYFASLHRDEGCDCVASPEMALRAVGMDPKLTRPVGQYSQGMRQRTSLARVLQADPELLLLDEPFSNLDVGSAGHMVELLTDFRTWPVAGGGKRTIVMTTHQARLADPLADVTVTMRAGQVVGVDARVMSHQ from the coding sequence ATGGAACCAGTTTTCTGCAAGGCCGGGATGGGCAAAGCTGTGGTCGCAAAACCGCCTGATGCGGCATCGACAGTTGTCGCTCTGACCCAAGCTTCAAAGATCTATGGGACCTTCGCGGCGTTGCGGAGTGTTTCGCTCGAGCTTGCTGCAGGAAGCTGCACGGTTGTGCTGGGCGAGAATGGCGCTGGAAAATCGACGCTGCTGCGCCTGATTGCCGGGCTGATTACACCAACTCGCGGCACGGTGACGACCTTCGGAGGCTCACCGCAGGAACAGCGCCGGCGTATTGCCTACATGAGCCATGCACCGATGCTCTACGACGAGCTTTCGGCGATGGAGAATCTAAAGTACTTCGCCTCCCTGCACCGTGATGAGGGATGTGACTGTGTGGCGAGTCCGGAGATGGCGCTGCGGGCAGTGGGGATGGATCCGAAGCTGACGCGGCCGGTCGGGCAATACTCGCAGGGAATGCGTCAGCGTACGTCGCTGGCCCGGGTGCTGCAGGCTGATCCTGAGTTGCTGCTGCTGGATGAACCCTTCTCCAATCTCGATGTGGGCTCGGCAGGGCACATGGTGGAGTTGCTGACGGACTTCAGGACCTGGCCCGTTGCTGGTGGGGGCAAACGGACTATTGTGATGACGACGCATCAGGCTCGGCTTGCCGATCCGCTGGCTGATGTGACGGTGACGATGCGGGCGGGGCAGGTGGTTGGGGTGGATGCGCGGGTGATGTCGCACCAATGA
- the ybaK gene encoding Cys-tRNA(Pro) deacylase, which yields MKTHGKTNAARLLDSLGIAYELRPYEVDLEDLTAISVAKKIGMPAEQVFKTLLSDTAPGGHVFAVIPGNEELDLKKLAIAAGAKKAELASLKEVEPLTGYVRGGVTVMGAKKAFPAFADETIELFDVISVSAGLRGLQLVMAPADYLRAAEASVADLTKAVTR from the coding sequence ATGAAGACTCATGGAAAGACGAACGCTGCACGGCTGCTGGACTCGCTTGGGATTGCGTATGAGCTGAGGCCATACGAGGTGGACCTTGAGGATCTGACGGCGATCTCGGTTGCAAAGAAGATTGGCATGCCGGCAGAGCAGGTCTTCAAGACGTTGCTTTCAGACACGGCTCCGGGCGGGCACGTCTTTGCAGTGATTCCCGGAAATGAGGAGCTGGACCTGAAGAAGCTTGCGATTGCCGCTGGTGCGAAGAAGGCGGAGCTTGCCTCGCTGAAAGAGGTTGAGCCGCTGACGGGCTACGTGCGTGGCGGCGTCACGGTGATGGGCGCGAAGAAAGCCTTTCCGGCGTTTGCCGACGAGACGATTGAGCTGTTTGACGTAATCTCGGTATCAGCTGGGTTGCGGGGATTGCAATTGGTTATGGCTCCGGCGGACTACCTGCGGGCGGCTGAGGCTTCTGTGGCAGACCTGACCAAGGCTGTGACGCGATGA
- a CDS encoding heme exporter protein CcmB produces MTYLRHVLDHLRKDLRLEWRSRDSINGMLFFALLVVIVFSLAFEPTAAESRRIAGGILWVAILFATITALNQAWTREQRNHVLDAQRMAPSPPSTLFLGKVLANMLFVSLVEAVLAPLFIIFYNLHALGNVWLLAAVMPLGTWALVCNGTFFAALGLRTRNRELMLPLVLLPISLPALLAMIQAATGILTAELDPIQIGSWIRLLAGYDLIFTIVCLLLFDTVLSAE; encoded by the coding sequence ATGACGTACCTGCGCCATGTGCTCGATCACCTGCGGAAGGATCTGCGACTGGAGTGGCGCTCGCGCGATTCGATCAATGGGATGCTGTTCTTCGCGCTGCTTGTGGTGATCGTCTTCAGCCTGGCGTTTGAGCCGACGGCTGCGGAGTCACGGCGAATTGCGGGCGGAATTCTGTGGGTGGCGATCCTCTTTGCGACGATTACGGCCCTGAACCAGGCATGGACCCGGGAGCAGCGTAACCATGTGCTGGACGCCCAACGCATGGCTCCCTCGCCACCATCGACGCTGTTTCTGGGCAAAGTGCTGGCGAATATGCTGTTCGTGTCGCTGGTCGAGGCTGTGCTGGCGCCGCTCTTCATCATCTTCTACAACCTGCATGCGCTGGGCAATGTGTGGCTGCTGGCGGCGGTGATGCCTCTGGGGACTTGGGCGCTGGTGTGCAATGGGACGTTTTTTGCGGCACTCGGCTTGCGGACGAGGAATCGAGAGTTGATGTTGCCGCTGGTACTGCTGCCGATCTCTTTACCGGCGCTGCTGGCGATGATCCAGGCGGCTACCGGGATTCTGACGGCGGAGCTCGACCCAATTCAGATCGGGTCGTGGATTCGATTGCTGGCGGGGTATGACTTGATCTTTACGATCGTGTGCCTGCTCTTGTTCGATACTGTGCTCAGCGCCGAATGA